Proteins encoded in a region of the Pelmatolapia mariae isolate MD_Pm_ZW linkage group LG16_19, Pm_UMD_F_2, whole genome shotgun sequence genome:
- the mcm3ap gene encoding germinal-center associated nuclear protein — translation MNTPNPFGSAQGGAFQVPSSSVKPSLFSSFGQQNSSTQAPQSGGFFGQSPPQGSNIFGQAPAFGQPSAQASAFPQQSAQASAFGQPSTQASAFGQPSAQASAFGQPSAQASAFGQPSAQASAFGHQSAQASTFGQQSAQASAFAQQSAQASTFGQPSAQASAFGQPSVQASAFGQPSAQASAFGQKSAQASAFGQPSAQASAFGQPSAQASAFGQPSAQASAFGQPSAQASAFGQPSSGVSSTGFGGGTTPAFGQTGGPGQSSMFGQTPAFGQASGFGKQPPAIGQQPSGFGSPLRPAVSQPQPLGFGQPSSSSTSATTNTSLLGPGQNRSFAPTEFSFRPANEALFKPIFSASPEPTNPPTTSLSNSAFGGSQTTSSTTLPKPGSLGFSFSEPASAPSVSSQSNPLTTDSSSGPATTLQFTFSQPATLTSSSTKAATTEPTTPSSFSFTPKTLQPQASQLFGGTTFGQPSAFSETKTKEEASTDVKVHTGQGDISIFARLGKGTKRKDDPPISSTGLEKSAVPEEDVPPEADSPRHPSKRPLMRSRGPPGGLISRALSSLRKDGAKPVRREAANVPEREEVQTQSGDLFVTPPAAQTLTKDVQDKAEESDSAKPSESKVATTTPNKRGSRTESMDSLSGMSPTDCTSLTCKNVPSALNRRDTIEKHFARFGKVHKIICRPAKNLTIVYFNDHASAAKAKKKGKILQGKELLLLWQRKKQSPGEKASRPGTGKETSEGEGQEDMESKAGSSSPLRRPTLRPPTLSSTLTFSRSSPVKKPSPVKALQFDTEPQKESSTSQSQSSERPVPSSLLHLIGQVAETAEDKYRLLEQRDKILRQGRPKRTDLHLSKVFVGTCPDMCPEKERYMRETRNQLSAFEVIPSTETVDHKAAIKEYSRSSADQEEPLPHELRPLPVLSMTMDYLVTQIMDLGHDNYRDWYDFVWNRTRGIRKDIIQQHLCCPQTVSLIEKCTRFHVHCAHHLCEEHMSSFDPKINNENMTKCLQSLKEMYQDLATRHIFCPREPEFRQYSVLLKLNDGDILREVQQFRDEVRNSAEVKFAVQAFAAVNSNNFVRFFKLVKGASYLASCLLHRYFNQVRAKALKTLNMAHTVGPRSTLFPVNDVVRMLMFRTAAEATDFIQQYGLNVNDGMVELSRIAYQEPELPLSQKKSEVILAKRTVLIGEVVNGGPLPNPPQHTPVCSFDSHNKYRGEGGLIEATPSQFKVVGDRMELKAPPSGELLSQVVPVKAPDVPAAFGPAAVIIDETGEPSTHPAEPQLLFQPVRPPSPPPKPQLVFSDEDIMAELDGVVEEVVDAAVREMAEAGASYASAALKESSVQVEMMVSEVLRQMLQEVSAAEIKLEHERIAEEKRKLEEARRRQEHEAFLTQFSFSLCTEVMHEVLDETIKETAASEIQEALNEKAERVAKCTEQVCVSLVEETLNADIAVLVENLLEAELQRIHKYIKRWRDVVAVRRQLKRQMRGFPAAPCCVDPRFKLKALAPSAPAQPSIADLARGLVNLGNAGMLALSSTRLYNMKRGAIHQMRVHYYFQQLLDETVWAPLDLPALVTENIPNAPERIFWKAVVLLPSNHESVASLADRILSDWLEVKLGGHKESEAREEQPEGTLQTLTVTNTLQESGQCTHKVHISIKVSRGPLNEDGLSKMEESCELQGTSALIILLPALPTVEHGQDEQDVPLLSALLQLKQLQQASAWHCPLPLVILVPGLDGGPADTQKLVEALKLHTLVKDGLISEYTFFFIPETTNDLQGSKQISQAMRWLAVRALPPFSLTCKTLVELIESTLSHEFSPRVYSHRLERATAHLPSQDPAPVVQLYNAVLTHVADKVASQELCGLSWPPGEFCLPDMRDFVPHLAWNSSQHLAWLREIILSLQLPEWEQLSATDSWSELCSSIFHYAAKIPVSRRSQPLLMSRLENLLERVKLKSQRTRTPGYAGEDDVCVDFSLIPWDDVLVICIDHKLKEWQIPKPPACQDAVTEDGEILVYFPKYSLKGFQPPEEWTEAIRQTHREKQQEKEGVSAAAYATPTTATLRQRLFHSLVEPVEAPSAPLDITHMPTPPELLAHKVLQSLEEEKAESKRSMEQLQCWVDGDPLEQLTIPLFLPSSTLLSMPTTIRHTPTARTREASFTQEPDDHLEKVTRRKTTPESLTWRLKELERQILASQEEELACRLKLSGMLSIVDD, via the exons ATGAATACACCCAATCCGTTCGGTAGTGCCCAAGGAGGAGCTTTCCAAGTCCCGAGCAGCAGCGTGAAGCCCAGCTTGTTCTCATCATTTGGGCAGCAGAACTCCAGCACACAGGCCCCGCAGAGTGGGGGATTTTTCGGTCAATCGCCCCCTCAAGGAAGCAACATCTTTGGACAAGCCCCAGCCTTTGGACAGCCATCTGCGCAGGCTTCAGCGTTTCCACAGCAATCTGCCCAGGCTTCAGCGTTTGGACAGCCATCTACGCAGGCTTCAGCGTTTGGACAGCCATCTGCCCAGGCTTCAGCGTTTGGACAGCCATCAGCCCAGGCTTCAGCGTTTGGACAGCCATCTGCCCAGGCTTCAGCGTTTGGACATCaatctgcccaggcttcaacgTTTGGACAGCAATCTGCCCAGGCTTCAGCGTTTGCACAGCaatctgcccaggcttcaacgTTTGGACAGCCATCTGCCCAGGCTTCAGCGTTTGGACAGCCATCTGTCCAGGCTTCAGCGTTTGGACAGCCATCTGCCCAGGCTTCAGCATTTGGACAGAAATCTGCCCAAGCTTCAGCATTTGGACAGCCATCTGCCCAGGCTTCAGCGTTTGGACAGCCATCTGCCCAGGCTTCAGCGTTTGGACAGCCATCTGCCCAGGCTTCAGCGTTTGGACAGCCATCTGCCCAGGCTTCAGCGTTTGGACAGCCGTCATCAGGAGTAAGCAGCACGGGTTTTGGGGGTGGCACAACACCGGCTTTTGGACAGACTGGAGGGCCCGGTCAGAGTTCAATGTTTGGGCAAACACCTGCTTTTGGGCAGGCTTCGGGATTTGGCAAACAGCCACCAGCAATCGGCCAGCAGCCCTCTGGGTTTGGGAGCCCACTGAGACCCGCAGTGAGTCAGCCTCAGCCTCTCGGGTTTGGACAGCCATCATCGTCATCCACCAGTGCCACCACCAACACCAGTCTGCTTGGGCCAGGTCAGAACAGGAGCTTCGCACCAACTGAATTTAGTTTCAGGCCAGCCAATGAGGCACTTTTCAAACCCATCTTTAGTGCCAGTCCCGAGCCAACCAACCCCCCAACCACTTCACTGTCCAACTCAGCTTTTGGTGGGTCCCAGACAACCTCCAGCACCACCTTGCCTAAGCCTGGGTCTTTAGGCTTCAGCTTCTCTGAACCAGCCTCAGCCCCCTCTGTCTCCTCTCAGAGTAACCCACTAACAACTGACAGCAGTAGTGGTCCAGCTACCACTCTTCAGTTCACCTTCTCCCAACCAGCCACACTCACCAGCTCCAGCACTAAGGCTGCCACCACAGAGCCCACCACCCCGTCGTCTTTCAGCTTTACACCCAAAACCCTCCAGCCTCAGGCATCGCAGCTTTTTGGAGGAACAACTTTTGGTCAACCCTCAGCTTTTAGTGAAACCAAAACCAAAGAAGAGGCTAGTACAGATGTTAAAGTCCATACGGGCCAAGGGGACATCAGCATATTTGCACGGCTTGGCAAAGGCACCAAGCGGAAAGACGATCCACCAATCTCCAGCACCGGCCTTGAGAAATCAGCTGTCCCTGAGGAGGATGTTCCACCTGAAGCAGATTCACCGAGACATCCCTCAAAGAGGCCGCTGATGAGGTCGCGTGGCCCACCAGGAGGATTAATCAGCCGAGCATTGAGCAGTCTTCGTAAGGATGGTGCTAAACCAGTGAGGCGGGAGGCTGCAAACGTACCGGAGAGGGAGGAGGTTCAAACTCAGAGTGGTGACCTCTTTGTAACGCCGCCTGCTGCCCagacactgaccaaagatgtgCAGGATAAAGCCGAAGAATCAG ATTCAGCAAAACCTTCAGAATCAAAGGTCGCAACCACGACCCCAAATAAACGTGGCTCACGCACTGAGAGCATGGACAGCCTGAGCGGCATGTCTCCCACCGACTGCACCTCACTCACGTGCAAGAACGTCCCTTCAGCACTCAACAGAAGAGACACGATCGAGAAGCACTTTGCTCGGTTTGGGAAAGTTCACAAGATCATCTGCCGGCCCGCCAAGAACCTCACCATAGTGTACTTCAATGACCAT GCATCAGCggcaaaggcaaagaaaaaaggcaaaatcctgCAAGGAAAAGAGCTTCTCCTCCTGTGGCAGAGAAAGAAGCAGA GTCCAGGGGAGAAAGCGAGTAGACCTGGAACTGGAAAGGAGACGtcagaaggagaaggtcaggaggaCATGGAGTCAAAAGCAGGTTCTTCTTCACCACTCCGGAGACCCACCCTCAGACCTCCCACACTCAGCAGCACGTTGACCTTCAGCCGCAG CTCCCCGGTGAAGAAGCCTTCCCCCGTAAAGGCTCTGCAGTTTGACACTGAACCTCAGAAAGAGAGCAGCACCAGTCAGAGCCAGAGCTCCGAGCGCCCGGTCCcatcctctctcctccacctcatCGGGCAGGTGGCTGAGACCGCAGAGGACAAATACCGCCTCCTCGAGCAGAGAGACAAGATCCTGCGTCAAG GTCGGCCAAAGCGGACAGACCTCCACCTTTCCAAGGTATTTGTGGGGACGTGTCCTGACATGTGTCCTGAGAAAGAGAGGTACATGAGAGAAACTCGGAACCAGCTCAGCGCATTCGAAGTCATTCCAAGCACAGAGACG GTGGATCACAAAGCCGCCATCAAGGAGTACAGCCGCTCATCAGCCGACCAGGAGGAGCCCCTGCCCCACGAGTTGCGTCCTTTGCCGGTGCTCAGCATGACTATGGACTATCTGGTGACGCAGATCATGGATCTGGGCCACGACAACTACCGGGACTGGTACGACTTTGTCTGGAACAGAACCCGCGGCATCCGCAAG GACATCATCCAGCAGCACCTCTGCTGCCCACAAACGGTGTCACTGATTGAAAAGTGCACCCGCTTCCACGTGCACTGTGCCCACCACCTCTGCGAGGAGCACATGTCATCGTTCGACCCCAAGATAAACAACGAGAACATGACCAAGTGCCTGCAGAGCCTGAAAGAAATGTACCAGGACCTGGCTACGCGTCACATCTTCTGCCCTCGTGAGCCGGAGTTCCGTCAGTACAGCGTTCTGCTGAAGCTCAACGATGGGGACATCCTGCG TGAGGTGCAGCAGTTTCGTGATGAGGTGCGAAACTCCGCCGAGGTGAAGTTTGCGGTGCAGGCATTTGCTGCCGTCAACAGCAACAACTTTGTTCGCTTCTTCAAGCTGGTGAAAGGAGCCTCGTACCTCGCCAGCTGCCTCCTGCACAGATACTTCAACCAG GTCAGAGCTAAGGCGCTGAAGACCCTGAACATGGCTCACACTGTGGGTCCCCGCTCAACTTTGTTTCCTGTTAACGACGTTGTGCGGATGCTGATGTTCCGCACCGCTGCAGAAGCGACTGACTTCATCCAGCAGTACGGCCTCAACGTCAACGATGG catgGTTGAGCTGAGTCGAATAGCCTATCAGGAGCCAGAGCTGCCGCTATCCCAGAAGAAGTCTGAGGTGATTCTCGCTAAGAGAACGGTCTTGATTGGGGAGGTGGTAAACGGAGGGCCCCTCCCGAACCCTCCCCAGCACACCCCCGTCTGCAGCTTTGACTCCCACAACAAATACAGAGGAGAAGGAGGCTTGATCGAGGCCACGCCATCCCAGTTTAAAg TCGTTGGTGACAGAATGGAGCTGAAGGCGCCACCCAGTGGCGAGCTGCTGTCTCAGGTGGTACCAGTCAAAGCTCCCGATGTTCCCGCTGCCTTTGGGccagctgcagttattataGATGAGACAGGAGAGCCCTCGACCCACCCAGCTGAGCCCCAGCTGCTATTCCAGCCTGTCAGACCCCCGTCACCTCCACCCAAACCTCAGCTGGTGTTCAGTGATGAG GACATCATGGCTGAGCTGGATGGTGTGGTAGAAGAGGTGGTTGATGCAGCAGTGAGGGAGATGGCTGAGGCCGGCGCCAGCTACGCTTCAGCAGCGCTCAA GGAGAGCAGCGTGCAGGTGGAGATGATGGTGAGCGAGGTCCTGAGGCAGATGCTACAGGAGGTGTCTGCTGCCGAGATCAAGCTGGAGCATGAGCGCATCGCTGAAGAAAAACGCAAGCTTGAAGAAGCCAG GAGGCGTCAGGAGCACGAGGCTTTCCTAACTCAGTTCAGCTTCTCTCTCTGCACAGAGGTGATGCACGAAGTGCTGGATGAGACCATAAAGGAGACCGCCGCCTCTGAGATCCA GGAGGCATTGAATGAGAAAGCAGAGCGGGTGGCTAAATGCACAGAGCAGGTGTGTGTGAGTCTAGTTGAGGAGACTCTGAATGCAGACATCGCTGTGTTGGTTGAAAACCTGCTTGAAGCAGAGCTGCAGCGTATCCACAAGTACATCAAAAG GTGGCGTGACGTGGTGGCTGTTCGTCGGCAGCTGAAGCGACAAATGCGAGGCTTTCCTGCAGCCCCTTGCTGCGTTGACCCTCGCTTCaaactgaaggctctggctCCCAGTGCCCCTGCTCAGCCCTCCATAGCAGATCTGGCTCGTGGTTTGGTCAACCTGGGAAATGCTGGCATGTTGGCGCTCTCCAGCACCAG GTTGTACAATATGAAACGAGGAGCAATCCACCAGATGAGAGTTCACTACTACTTTCAGCAGCTGCTTGA CGAGACAGTTTGGGCGCCTCTTGACCTGCCGGCACTGGTGACGGAAAACATCCCCAACGCACCCGAGCGAATCTTTTGGAAGGCCGTCGTTCTTTTACCCAGCAACCATGAGAGCGTTGCCAGCCTAGCGGACAG GATCCTCTCTGACTGGCTGGAGGTGAAGCTCGGTGGGCATAAGGAGTCAGAGGCCAGGGAGGAGCAGCCAGAGGGCACCCTGCAGACACTGACTGTCACCAACACGCTGCAGGAGAGCGGACAGTGCACTCATAAAGTCCACATTAGCATCAAG GTGTCTCGAGGTCCGCTAAACGAAGACGGCCTGTCCAAAATGGAGGAGAGTTGTGAGCTCCAGGGGACGAGCGCCCTCATCATTCTGCTGCCCGCCCTGCCCACCGTGGAGCATGGGCAGGACGAGCAGGACGTCCCGCTGTTGTCCGCCTTGCttcagctcaaacagctacagCAAGCCAGCGCCTGGCACTGCCCACTGCCGCTCGTCATCCTGGTACCGGGGCTAGACGGGGGCCCTGCTGATACACAGAAACTTGTTGAAG CTCTGAAGCTGCACACACTGGTGAAGGACGGCCTGATATCGGAGTATACGTTCTTCTTCATACCAGAGACCACTAATGATCTGCAGGGATCCAAACAG atAAGCCAGGCCATGCGCTGGCTGGCTGTCCGTGCTCTGCCACCTTTCAGTCTAACCTGTAAGACCCTAGTGGAGCTCATTGAGTCCACCTTAAGTCATGAATTCAGTCCCAGAGTTTACTCCCACCGGTTGGAGCGAGCTACCGCACATCTTCCATCCCAGGATCCAGCTCCTGTCGTTCAGCTTTACAACGCAGTCCTGACTCACGTTGCTGATAAAGTGGCATCTCAGGAGCTCTGTGGGCTCTCGTGGCCTCCGGGCGAATTCTGTCTGCCTGACATGAGGGATTTTGTGCCTCATCTGGCCTGGAACTCCTCCCAGCACCTGGCCTGGCTGCGGGAAATCATCCTCAGCCTGCAGCTGCCAGAGTGGGAGCAGCTGTCCGCAACAG ACTCGTGGTCTGAGCTGTGCTCCTCCATCTTTCACTATGCCGCTAAGATCCCGGTCTCACGTCGCAGTCAACCCCTCCTCATGTCTCGACTCGAAAACCTTCTGGAAAGAGTCAAGTTAAAGAGTCAACGCACCCGAACCCCCGGATACGCTGGAGAAGACGATGTATGTGTGGACTTCAGTTTGATTCCTTGGGATGACGTGCTGGTGATCTGCATTGACCACAAGCTGAAGGAATGGCAGATACCTAAACCACCTGCCTGCCAAG atGCTGTGACAGAGGATGGAGAGATTCTGGTTTACTTCCCCAAATACTCACTGAAGGGCTTCCAGCCGCCCGAGGAGTGGACGGAGGCCATTAGGCAAACTCACAGAGAGAAGCAGCAAGAGAAGGAGGG GGTGAGTGCAGCTGCTTATGCCACACCCACCACGGCGACCCTCAGGCAGAGGTTGTTCCACAGTCTGGTGGAGCCCGTCGAGGCTCCGTCAGCCCCGCTGGACATCACCCACATGCCCACGCCACCGGAGCTGCTGGCCCACAAAGTCCTGCAGAGCTTAGAGGAGGAGAAGGCTGAAAGCAAGAG GAGCATGGAGCAGCTTCAGTGCTGGGTGGATGGCGACCCTTTGGAGCAATTGACCATCCCGCTCTTCCTCCCATCCTCCACACTTCTGTCCATGCCCACGACCATAAGGCACACCCCCACAGCCAGGACTCGAGAGGCATCTTTCACACAG GAGCCTGATGATCATTTGGAAAAAGTGACCCGGCGTAAGACCACTCCTGAATCTTTGACGTGGCGACTGAAGGAGCTGGAACGCCAGATTTTGGCAAGCCAAGAGGAAGAACTGGCCTGCAGGCTAAAGTTGAGCGGCATGCTGAGCATCGTCGATGACTGA
- the LOC134645167 gene encoding endoribonuclease YbeY-like encodes MGVVLRNLQKVVPLRRARLRRDVDTLRHILGIQKFDLGIICVDNQKMQQINHIYRKKNTPTDVLSFPFYEDLRPGKLPCPLHRDELNLGDIFLGVEFVMKQCQEESLDLHGALTVVTAHGICHLLGYRHETEEEWTEMQQRENYILSEYSRLTGRHLDPLMKRCSQDR; translated from the exons ATGGGAGTAGTTTTGAGGAACCTCCAGAAGGTGGTGCCTCTTCGGCGCGCCAGGCTGCGCAGGGACGTGGACACGCTGAGACACATACTGGGCATCCAGAAGTTCGACCTGGGCATCATCTGCGTGGACAACCAGAAGATGCAGCAGATCAATCACATCTACAGGAAGAAGAACACCCCCACGGATGTCCTGTCTTTCCCATTCTACGAG GACCTGAGGCCCGGGAAGTTGCCCTGCCCCCTTCACAGAGACGAGCTGAACCTTGGAGATATCTTCCTTGGGGTGGAGTTTGTGATGAAGCAGTGTCAGGAGGAATCCCTGGATCTGCACGGAGCGCTGACT GTTGTCACTGCGCACGGGATCTGCCACCTGTTGGGCTACAGGCATGAGACAGAGGAAGAATGGACTGAG ATGCAGCAGAGAGAAAACTACATCCTGAGCGAGTACAGCAGACTCACAGGCCGACACCTAGACCCCCTGATGAAGAGGTGCAGTCAGGACAGGTGA